The genomic interval GCCCCTGGTGCCGGATTCGGACAGCGACGACTCGGTGGACCGGGACATCGAGGAAGCCATCCAGGAGTACCTGAGGGCCAAGAGCGGGGCCGCCCCACCGCCTGCAGCCGGGGACGCAGCCCGTCGGTGCAGACCAGAGCCACCTCTGAGCGGCGCCCCAGCCACCCCGTGTCCCCCAAACCCTGCAGCTGGCCCCAGCCCTGTCCAGGGCTCCGCCTCCCCGCTCAGCGTGAGCAGCGATGACTCCTTCGAACAGAGCATCCAGGCGGAGATCGAGCAGTTCCTGAGCGAGAAGAGGCTGCATGAGACCCAGAAAGGTGGCCTCCCTGCCAACAGAAAGGCAGACCCCGGTGACAGCCTGGCCAGAGCCACCTGCAGGCCTGGCGGAGAGCTGCCACTGAGGGCACCGCAGCAGGACCTGCCGGGCGCCAGCAAGGAGTTCATCTTCCGGAAGCTGCCCAGGTCCGCGAAGGCCAGCGCACTGCCCAGAGGCCTCAGGTGCAAGGTCGCCACCGAGCcggctgctgctgccactgcggGGCCCCCTGCAGAGGCCGCGCCGGGTAAAGGCGGGGTCCGCAGGGGCGCGGGCTCCACGCGGAAGGGCAGGCAGCCACGGGGCGCCGCCCTGGTGCATGAGGAGCCTGACTCGAGCAGCGACGACGGCATCGAGGAGGCCATCCGGCTGTACCAGCGGGAGCAGCGGAGGGAGGCCCGGGCCCCGCAGGGCCCCCTGGCCACGGAGGAGAAAGGGCCCCACAGCCTGAGGGGGCCCTGGCCCGAGGCCCACAGCAAAACCCCCGGCAAGAAGAAGCCAGCGGCCCCCAAGGCCACGGACCTCGGCCCGGGCAGCCCAGACCCTGAGCACCCGCCCAGGCCCCCCAGGGAAACCACGGCTCCCGTGCCTCCGGGGAGCTTGGCTGCTGAGAGCCTGGGCCTGGACGGGCCCCCATGCCGGGCAGACACGCCTGCCGAGCTGATGTGTGCCGAGGCCATCCTGGACATCTCCAAGGCCATCCTGCCAGCCCCCGTGGACGGCGGGGAGAGGCCCGCACCCACCAGCCCGCTGCGCCAGGGCCCCGACAGCGACAGCAGCGCCGTGGACAGTGATGACAGCATCGAGCGGGAGATCCGGACGTTCCTGGCCCTGAAGGCGCAGTCGGGGGGCCCGCTGCCCCACACGGAGACCTGCGCCCGGCCCGCCCACAGCCCGCCGCCGCCCAGCCTCAGCGCCCCAGCCCCTGACGCTCCAGACCCGTCCCCGGGCTGCAGAAGGAGGCGCAGCAGGATGCCCTGCACGCCCAGGCGGCCCAGGGACACGGCCGAGACGCAGGGTGCCCAGGACGCCGAGCGCGGCCAGGGCCGGGTGCAGCCTGGCCAGGGGCGAGCCCCCGAGGCCCCGAGAAGGGAGAGCGAGAGCCGCAGCCAGCCTCTCCCCTTCAAGACGGGCGGGCCGGGCGATGAGCTCGGGGCCCCGGACCCACTGGGAGCCGCACCACCTGGCCCCGGGCAGACGGCCGAGGGGAGGCGCGGGGACAGACAGGCGAGCTCCGAGGAGAAGAGCAGCTCGCTGGATAGCGACGAGGACCTGGACACGGCCATCAAGGACCTGCTGCGCTCCAAGCGGCGGCTCCGGAAGCGGTGCAGGGACCCCCGGGCTGGCTGCAAGAAGAGGGTCCGCTTCAGCACCACGGAGACGCAGTTCCTGGACAAACTGGGGAGCTTCCAGAAAGACTGGAGAGACCGAAGCCCCCATCTGCTG from Budorcas taxicolor isolate Tak-1 chromosome 11, Takin1.1, whole genome shotgun sequence carries:
- the PPP1R26 gene encoding protein phosphatase 1 regulatory subunit 26 yields the protein MFLMNAPPVLALRSAWEAFGPPGSCRFPRCFSEPREGSSRAAASAQVQMAISRLQGDRAALGMSGEHARPGSQRAERGRGALPAASPAFAACGLAVGLDPKQEEEEASSLRPLVPDSDSDDSVDRDIEEAIQEYLRAKSGAAPPPAAGDAARRCRPEPPLSGAPATPCPPNPAAGPSPVQGSASPLSVSSDDSFEQSIQAEIEQFLSEKRLHETQKGGLPANRKADPGDSLARATCRPGGELPLRAPQQDLPGASKEFIFRKLPRSAKASALPRGLRCKVATEPAAAATAGPPAEAAPGKGGVRRGAGSTRKGRQPRGAALVHEEPDSSSDDGIEEAIRLYQREQRREARAPQGPLATEEKGPHSLRGPWPEAHSKTPGKKKPAAPKATDLGPGSPDPEHPPRPPRETTAPVPPGSLAAESLGLDGPPCRADTPAELMCAEAILDISKAILPAPVDGGERPAPTSPLRQGPDSDSSAVDSDDSIEREIRTFLALKAQSGGPLPHTETCARPAHSPPPPSLSAPAPDAPDPSPGCRRRRSRMPCTPRRPRDTAETQGAQDAERGQGRVQPGQGRAPEAPRRESESRSQPLPFKTGGPGDELGAPDPLGAAPPGPGQTAEGRRGDRQASSEEKSSSLDSDEDLDTAIKDLLRSKRRLRKRCRDPRAGCKKRVRFSTTETQFLDKLGSFQKDWRDRSPHLLKSCLSKSRRDSRESPGRPLHVPCRETARAKADGSGPEDAPSGPSAPWTRGRAVPGGPFSRESAAREPPGAAESPSSLSDESSSVDSDDSIELEIRKFLAEKAKEPVSGSEIPGGGPAALGTLTGARPELPGRKALPHGPAAQPGTCTRSQRVRGAPLLGAEGPRGPGTALAPGGGSSLHPEQPCPPATLARCELAPPRSTSGPAPAKGAPAPRRSICAPRDPGPRGPDGVTEEGTFGQLPSRAEAGARAEGCCSLARTPGSQRDGAPRAGLTLPWPDLTPQSRLQSTWVLGPEGRDVAAWRGGLGGQKEKGPGGQARGSPSLATDPRRGLPFAGFSPLLSTQLFHFGKSVPWGAKQTGLFSPGLGLPLQGPSFSAFREAQASCGPMFGSPRLLVKESGRWPCRKPRAGLGLSDRRASGPEEGVLDLRFGRRGLDRDEEEPEALGSDASELSDTSVEEGSGPAAQGPVLQL